TCTATATTTTTATTTGCAAAATCGGGCATTAGTTTTATGTTTTCAGATGGCTCGCCCGCAGATACAACAATGTTTACCAAAGCGCCTTTTTCGGCTATAGAACCCAACGCAGGGTCTTGTGAAATAACTTTACCTTTTGAAACTTTTAAGGAAAATTTAGATGTGACCTCTCCAAGTGTTAAAGCAGTTGAACGCAACGATATTTCTGCAGACCTGACTGGCTGATCTAAAAGATCAGGTACAAAAATTACAGCGCCGCCGCGGCTTACGGTAATTTTTATAAATTTACCTTCTCTGACTGTCATACCGGCAGGAGGGTTTTGCCTTAAAACTGTGCCTGCTGGAAATTTTTGGTCAAAATCTTCGCCTTCTTTTTTTATGCCTAAGTTAGCGCTAGATGCAACACTTAAAGCTTCATTTAACGACTTACCACTTAAATCTGGCACAAGCACAGCTTTTTTTGTGTGTACGGCGGCATCTATAAGTATATTTAATAAAATATAGAATACAGTGCCAATAAGTAAAGTTACCGCGCCTGTTAAAAGTATTCGTTTAATTGTTTTATTTTCTATTTTTCTCATTTTTGTGTTTATAACTCGCATTTTGCAATAGGTTTGAAAACCGAGACGAAAGAGATGGAGGCAGTTTTGACGTAAAAACTACAGCGAATGGTTATTCCATTAGCAAGGTTTTTGCGGATAAAAATGCCCCATATCTTTTGACGAATTCCAAATCCTATTGCAAAATTCGGGTTTAAAGCAAGAGCCCGCCCACCACCATTTAGCCGGCAGGCGGACTCTTCAGTAATTAGTACCGTAAATTTATCTCTGTCTCATCCACGGCATCATTGCACGAAGGCCCTTGCCAACTTTTTCAATTTGACTTTCGGATACTTCCTTTCGCGACTGATTAAACATTGGTCTATTTGTCTGGTTTTCAAGCAACCATTCTTTTGCAAACTTACCCGATTTTATTTCCGCAAGAACTTTTTTCATTTCTGCGCGGGTTTCTTCATTTACGATTCTTTTTCCAATTGCATACTCACCATATTCCGCAGTATCGGATATAGAATAATTCATCCACGATATTCCACCCTCATAAATCATATCTATGATAAGTTTCGCTTCGTGCAAGCATTCAAAGTATGCAATTTCCGGCTGGTAACCGGCATTAACAAGTGTTTCAAAACCGCCTCTTATAAGTTCAACAAGGCCGCCGCAAAGCACAACCTGCTCGCCGAAAAGGTCTGTTTCGGTTTCTTCGGCAAAGGTTGTTTCAAGCACGCCTGCTCTTGTGCCGCCAATACCTTTTGCATAAGCAAGCGCCATTTCTTTTGCGTTGCCAGTTGCATCTTGTTCAATTGCTATAAGGCATGGCACACCCTTGCCTTCTTCATACATTCTGCGAACTAAATGGCCTGGGCCTTTTGGAGCAACCATTGCCACATTGACATCTTTTGGGGCAACAATTTGACCAAAGCGGATATTAAAACCGTGAGAGAAACCAAGTGTCGCACCTTTTTTTATGTTTGGTTTTATTTCACTATTCCAAACTTTGCTTTGAACTTCATCGGCAACAAGCATCTGAACCCAGTCGGCACCTTTTGTTGCTTCAGCAGCGCTTAACGGCTTCCAACCTGCTTCAACCGCTTTGTTGTAGTTATCGGAACCTTGCAATTCGGCTATAACAACATTTACTCCGGATTCTTTTAGGTTCAATGCCTGAGCATGACCCTGGCTGCCATAACCAATTATTGCCACTTTTTTGCCCTTCAAAAGATTTAAATCTGCATCCTTGTCGTAATACATCTTTGTTGCCATTTTTACACCCTCCTGTTTTTTTACCCTCTTGCCATAGCTATTATTCCAGTTCTGCACATTTCCTTAATGCCAAATGGTTTTAGCATACTAACAAGTGCGGTTATTTTTTCTTCATCGCCTGTAATTTCCACTGTAACTGATTGCGCGGCCACATCTATTATCTTTGCACGAAAAATATCTGTTATCTGCATTATCTCTGAACGGTTAGTTTTATTGGTTTTAACTTTTATTAACGCCAAGTCGCGTTCAACA
This region of Endomicrobiales bacterium genomic DNA includes:
- the ilvC gene encoding ketol-acid reductoisomerase, which encodes MATKMYYDKDADLNLLKGKKVAIIGYGSQGHAQALNLKESGVNVVIAELQGSDNYNKAVEAGWKPLSAAEATKGADWVQMLVADEVQSKVWNSEIKPNIKKGATLGFSHGFNIRFGQIVAPKDVNVAMVAPKGPGHLVRRMYEEGKGVPCLIAIEQDATGNAKEMALAYAKGIGGTRAGVLETTFAEETETDLFGEQVVLCGGLVELIRGGFETLVNAGYQPEIAYFECLHEAKLIIDMIYEGGISWMNYSISDTAEYGEYAIGKRIVNEETRAEMKKVLAEIKSGKFAKEWLLENQTNRPMFNQSRKEVSESQIEKVGKGLRAMMPWMRQR
- a CDS encoding PASTA domain-containing protein, which translates into the protein MRKIENKTIKRILLTGAVTLLIGTVFYILLNILIDAAVHTKKAVLVPDLSGKSLNEALSVASSANLGIKKEGEDFDQKFPAGTVLRQNPPAGMTVREGKFIKITVSRGGAVIFVPDLLDQPVRSAEISLRSTALTLGEVTSKFSLKVSKGKVISQDPALGSIAEKGALVNIVVSAGEPSENIKLMPDFANKNIEDARRWAQEKNFNLVVLEEKVPNISAGTIIKQSPACDEQISDGTQITLTVSFSDNNPARLQGSKIFYYEISQGGQERLIRIVLLDSNGEKEIFSGSRAPGTKLEVPYDSAGQARLRVFINGILVEEREEK